The Ignavibacteriales bacterium genome has a segment encoding these proteins:
- a CDS encoding SCO family protein has product MKLFRNNISWIAAVIISFLSYNLYAEGKIKIGIDEQLGNHIPLDLTFQTSDGKTVALRDIINKPTILALVYYECPGLCSPMQSELAWTIDKIQLEPGKDFQVISLSFDPHETPEIAAKWKRSYLQTIKRNFNPNDWIFLTGDSTSIKKVTDVCGFYYKPTNKDFTHATTLISISPDGKICRYLFGIDFNPFDMKMALLEAGSGKENPTISKVLRLCFSYDPSGEKYTLNVTRISGAVTIVGVGIFLAVMLLKKKKVKNEGAKING; this is encoded by the coding sequence ATGAAATTATTTAGAAACAACATATCATGGATTGCGGCAGTAATCATTTCCTTTTTATCATACAATCTATACGCAGAGGGAAAAATCAAAATTGGAATTGATGAACAGCTAGGAAATCATATACCTCTTGATTTGACATTTCAAACTTCGGACGGGAAGACTGTTGCCTTAAGAGATATTATAAACAAACCTACAATTCTTGCTCTGGTGTATTATGAATGTCCCGGTCTATGCAGTCCAATGCAGTCCGAATTAGCATGGACAATTGATAAGATTCAATTAGAACCGGGCAAAGATTTTCAAGTAATTAGTTTGAGTTTTGATCCCCATGAGACTCCCGAAATTGCCGCGAAATGGAAGCGAAGTTACCTTCAGACTATTAAAAGGAATTTCAATCCAAACGATTGGATCTTTTTAACCGGCGACAGTACAAGCATTAAAAAAGTAACCGATGTATGCGGATTTTATTATAAGCCAACAAATAAAGATTTTACTCACGCTACAACATTAATTTCAATTTCACCCGATGGAAAAATATGCCGTTACCTTTTTGGTATTGATTTTAATCCATTTGATATGAAAATGGCTTTACTTGAAGCCGGGAGCGGAAAAGAAAATCCTACTATATCAAAAGTTTTAAGACTTTGTTTCAGCTACGACCCAAGCGGTGAAAAGTATACATTAAATGTTACAAGAATTTCCGGCGCAGTAACAATTGTAGGTGTCGGTATTTTTCTTGCTGTAATGTTGTTAAAGAAGAAAAAAGTTAAGAATGAAGGAGCTAAAATAAATGGCTAA
- a CDS encoding cytochrome c oxidase subunit 3 family protein — protein sequence MSDHHDAVAEVNLAHRDDVGARMGMWLFLLTEVLLFGGLFLIYSVYRYQYHDQFRTAAMELNTGIGTLNTIILLTSSLTVAISIAALQKGNKLLSVTMLSLTLIMAFMFLVNKYFEWETKFSHGIIPGSKELTSKPNGQILFYGLYFVMTGLHALHVIIGMIILSFMLVFIIRKKVTPDNYVKLENSGLYWHLVDLIWIFLFPLFYLIQ from the coding sequence ATGAGTGATCATCACGATGCAGTTGCAGAAGTGAATCTCGCACACCGGGATGATGTAGGTGCCAGAATGGGAATGTGGCTTTTCCTTCTAACCGAAGTCTTATTGTTCGGCGGTTTATTTTTGATCTATTCTGTTTACCGTTATCAATATCATGATCAATTTAGAACTGCAGCTATGGAATTAAATACCGGCATCGGAACACTGAACACAATAATTCTTTTAACGAGCAGTTTAACGGTTGCTATTTCCATTGCCGCCCTTCAAAAAGGGAATAAATTATTATCGGTCACCATGCTTTCACTAACATTGATTATGGCGTTTATGTTTTTGGTGAATAAATATTTTGAATGGGAAACTAAATTTTCTCACGGAATTATTCCCGGCTCTAAAGAGTTGACTTCAAAACCAAACGGGCAAATTCTTTTCTATGGTTTGTATTTTGTTATGACGGGTCTTCACGCGCTGCACGTAATAATCGGGATGATAATCTTATCATTTATGCTAGTCTTCATTATAAGAAAAAAAGTTACTCCTGATAACTATGTTAAGCTGGAAAACTCCGGACTATACTGGCACCTTGTTGACTTGATTTGGATTTTCTTATTTCCACTATTCTATTTAATTCAATAG
- a CDS encoding cytochrome c: MKYKLPLLVTVLFILTFIFTRFILASSFKTNSSNPITVINQNSKVEWKAPPFADKMKNPLEADLKVTKDGKITYTTNCASCHGDKGEGNGPAAAALNPKPKNLSSEKVQLQSDGAIFWKITTGNPPMVSWKDALTEKQRWGLVNYIRQLRKK, encoded by the coding sequence ATGAAATACAAATTGCCATTACTCGTCACTGTTTTATTTATACTTACTTTTATCTTCACTAGATTTATTCTTGCTTCATCTTTTAAGACAAATTCAAGTAATCCGATCACTGTAATTAATCAAAACAGTAAAGTCGAATGGAAGGCTCCCCCATTTGCAGATAAAATGAAGAATCCTTTAGAAGCAGATCTTAAAGTAACAAAGGATGGCAAAATTACTTATACAACTAATTGTGCAAGCTGTCATGGTGATAAAGGAGAAGGTAACGGTCCGGCCGCTGCCGCCTTGAATCCAAAACCCAAAAACCTATCATCAGAAAAAGTACAGCTACAGTCAGACGGCGCCATCTTCTGGAAAATAACAACTGGCAATCCTCCAATGGTTTCGTGGAAAGATGCTCTAACCGAAAAACAACGCTGGGGACTAGTTAATTATATCCGTCAACTCAGGAAAAAATAA
- the coxB gene encoding cytochrome c oxidase subunit II, with translation MSPAPTAHVESVDFVMLYIVAVSVVLLIGITATMIYFVFKYNRKKGHQPVDIHGNLLLEIVWIVIPTLLVLSMFYFGYTSYREFRERPENPFVVNVTARMWQFTFQYPNGIKTDTLYVPQHTAIDLEMKSLDVNHCLYIPAFRIKEDIIFGQTHHLYFTPREIGNYDIACAEYCGLDHAKMYTKVKVINDNDFTKWYGGPWQPVKTETPTE, from the coding sequence ATGTCTCCAGCTCCAACAGCTCATGTTGAATCAGTAGATTTTGTAATGCTCTATATTGTAGCAGTTTCGGTTGTTCTTCTAATCGGAATTACTGCAACAATGATTTACTTTGTATTCAAATACAACCGGAAGAAAGGTCATCAGCCCGTTGATATACATGGTAATTTATTGCTTGAGATCGTCTGGATTGTAATTCCGACTCTTCTTGTACTTTCGATGTTTTATTTCGGTTATACCAGTTATAGAGAATTTAGAGAAAGACCCGAAAATCCTTTTGTGGTTAACGTTACCGCACGCATGTGGCAGTTTACATTTCAATATCCCAATGGTATTAAAACGGATACACTTTATGTTCCTCAGCATACTGCAATTGATTTGGAAATGAAATCTTTAGATGTTAATCACTGTCTTTATATTCCAGCATTTCGAATAAAAGAAGATATTATATTCGGTCAGACCCACCATCTTTACTTTACACCGCGAGAAATTGGTAATTACGATATCGCCTGTGCTGAGTATTGTGGATTAGATCATGCGAAAATGTATACTAAGGTGAAAGTAATCAACGACAATGATTTTACAAAGTGGTACGGCGGTCCCTGGCAGCCTGTAAAAACTGAAACACCAACCGAGTAG
- a CDS encoding cytochrome c has translation MDVLNNSVLPQSEHHLVLLKYLLSLTFSLFFLYISIVFGSLVYSLFFRRKAEKYDDQRANRFSKELIDIITFNKVVTIAFGVVPILSAVFGYAQLLHNSGLNVSEFLLLALLFLMVALFLVYTYKYTFHLKEIFQFAEDKNLNDAGGVELKGEISSYSAKTRKLHRQSGFYAVIFLAFTIYLVLSAVQLASDTSNWASGNNLLSLIFSFSALIDFSQFLAGAFAITSALVLYLSFRHKKEIELDDNYTSFVKKFSLQSGLVATLILPCIIVLNVMTRQINSLSFDFFGIVVVILILLLLTAIIFYQMIKDSSINYSTPAIIFLVLVFLFLVIKDQLAFDTATKMQTANLVKEYDSYEKKTQEEMGVSAPISGADIYNGRCIACHSFDHKVVGPPYNTTMPKYEGKRDLLVKFILNPVKVNPDYPAMPNQGLKPKEAEAIADYLLKTYKKGQ, from the coding sequence ATGGATGTATTAAATAATTCGGTTCTACCTCAATCAGAGCACCATCTGGTATTGCTTAAATATCTTTTGTCGCTGACTTTTAGTCTTTTCTTCCTGTACATTAGTATTGTTTTCGGTTCGCTCGTCTATTCATTATTCTTTAGAAGAAAAGCAGAAAAATATGACGATCAAAGAGCTAATCGGTTTTCGAAAGAACTGATCGACATTATCACCTTTAATAAAGTTGTTACAATTGCATTCGGTGTTGTACCTATTTTAAGTGCCGTATTTGGTTATGCACAGCTATTGCATAACAGCGGTTTGAACGTCTCGGAATTCTTATTGCTTGCTCTTTTATTTTTAATGGTGGCCCTATTTTTAGTTTACACTTATAAATATACTTTCCATCTAAAAGAAATATTCCAATTTGCCGAAGATAAGAATCTTAATGATGCCGGTGGAGTAGAATTAAAGGGAGAAATTTCCTCTTATTCTGCTAAGACACGAAAATTACATCGTCAAAGCGGTTTCTATGCAGTTATATTTTTAGCATTCACTATTTACCTAGTCTTGAGCGCAGTGCAACTTGCATCCGATACTTCTAATTGGGCAAGTGGCAATAATCTGCTTAGCTTAATTTTCTCATTTTCTGCTTTGATTGATTTTTCACAATTCCTCGCCGGTGCCTTTGCAATTACATCAGCACTTGTTTTATATCTATCGTTTAGACATAAAAAAGAAATTGAACTTGATGATAATTACACATCATTTGTTAAAAAATTTAGTCTACAGTCAGGTTTAGTTGCAACACTTATTCTGCCTTGTATAATTGTACTAAATGTTATGACAAGGCAGATTAATTCACTCTCATTCGATTTTTTCGGAATTGTAGTTGTAATACTGATTCTACTTCTACTTACTGCTATTATTTTTTATCAGATGATAAAAGATTCCTCAATTAATTATAGTACACCCGCGATTATTTTTCTGGTACTTGTGTTTTTATTTCTTGTGATCAAAGACCAGTTAGCATTTGATACTGCAACTAAAATGCAAACTGCAAATCTTGTAAAAGAATATGATTCTTACGAAAAGAAGACTCAAGAAGAAATGGGTGTAAGTGCACCTATAAGCGGTGCCGATATATATAACGGAAGATGCATCGCGTGTCATAGTTTCGATCATAAAGTTGTGGGACCCCCATACAATACTACAATGCCTAAGTATGAGGGGAAGAGAGATCTTCTAGTAAAGTTTATTTTGAATCCGGTAAAAGTGAATCCGGATTATCCGGCAATGCCAAACCAAGGACTTAAACCAAAAGAAGCTGAAGCTATTGCTGATTACCTCTTAAAGACTTATAAAAAAGGGCAATAG
- a CDS encoding PAS domain S-box protein, producing the protein MKNKKTILLVEDEELLAMTETRWLKKAGYDVINVFNGEQAIAIVYKYKDPIDLILMDINLGSGIDGIQAAKEILHKHDIPIIFLSSHTEIEIIEKTEQIASYGYIIKDSKEFALLALIKMALKLHNVNKELKSKENSYASPRASSNATKLEDNLSNSELHQSFSLEQLKDRLQKFQMGINHSEDAIFITDKNGRIEFINKAFEKIYGYNREEIIGKTPRIMKSNLLSQFTYEQFWSTLLSKNSVRGEIQNKTKDGRLITIDGSNNPILDDSGEIIGFLGIHRDVTERKYADNSLQEREELFRLMVETSPDMTMVQDKDGFITFLSRQAISVIGHDPEKIKGQTFPSYIHPEDSEIVFKKMLDALTGKEINDFEYRFIGQDGEVNWLSHTARPLIIDGELISVFSTVRNITERKNTEIKLRESEEKMRILVEGTPYFFFYTQDTSGNVTYISPSIKNITGYSVEDWIGQKHWFAIDSELNNLAKAKTQIHLSGKDEYGATFVEIRHANGGEILLEVYEHPVVKNNKVIGLQGVAHDITMRKRAEEELKQSEERFRAIFENNSAAIAIINPDTTISMVNDAYCQLSGYTKEEVCGINWTQQIPPDDLERLKEYNRRRLLNPNDAPNRYEFKFYNKNGEIKHGLMSISLTTGSQKIIASFTDITEHKNAEESLQESELQYKTLFENANDAIIIFEPENEIILEANHRALATYGFSRSEFIGMSLKSISKDVEVGEKQLQQLLKQGTYDEFETEQFRKDGTVIHLLINSSIIDYKGKTAVLSINRDISERKRIYEDSIYNHSLLDTTIESTADGILVIGRDGKISKANQKFADLMNIPASLIDSGEDSQMLNFVLEQLKDPEAFIKKVKELYANPELQSYDVLEFKDGRFYERLSIPQRMGDEIIGRVWNFRDITTRKKVELVQKALYEISEATFIATDMDALYKRIHEVISTLITAKNFYIAIYDEKSDLISFPYFVDEFDPPQPTKKTGKGLTEYVLRNGRGMLVDSNLDLQLRKMGEVELIGEPQAIWLGVPLKVNGKTIGVIVCQDYENENAYDETAMQLLTYIAEQVAQVIERKRSSDEIQKISDELLQLNQTKDKFFSIISHDLKNPFQSINSALKLLLSEEETLTDDERNNFLHGILNTSTKAYSLLENLLVWSRHQMGKIDYKSEKIELYEVIVGSFVLLRNSAFLKNITLINKIERGIYVIADRNMLDTVIRNIITNAIKFTREDGTIVIESKIENDLIEIMVIDNGIGIPAENLKKLFRIDQSISTQGTKNETGTGLGLILCKEFVEKNNGTIHVESEPGIGTKISFTLPIVLS; encoded by the coding sequence GTGAAAAATAAAAAAACAATACTTTTGGTTGAGGATGAAGAGCTTTTAGCGATGACTGAGACTCGCTGGCTCAAAAAAGCTGGTTACGATGTAATTAATGTTTTTAACGGCGAACAAGCCATTGCGATTGTCTATAAATATAAAGATCCAATCGACTTAATTCTCATGGATATAAATCTGGGGAGCGGAATTGACGGAATCCAAGCTGCAAAAGAGATCTTACATAAACACGATATACCAATAATATTTCTTTCTTCTCATACTGAAATTGAAATTATAGAAAAGACGGAGCAAATTGCCTCCTATGGATATATTATAAAAGATTCAAAGGAATTTGCACTTCTTGCATTAATTAAAATGGCATTGAAACTACATAATGTTAACAAGGAATTGAAGTCAAAAGAAAATTCTTATGCTTCACCCAGAGCAAGTTCAAATGCAACAAAATTGGAAGATAATCTTAGCAATTCCGAATTGCATCAATCTTTTAGCCTGGAACAATTAAAAGATCGCCTTCAAAAATTTCAGATGGGTATAAATCATTCCGAAGACGCAATATTTATTACAGATAAAAATGGTAGAATTGAATTTATCAATAAAGCATTCGAAAAAATTTATGGCTACAACAGAGAAGAAATAATTGGTAAAACACCCCGTATAATGAAATCAAATTTATTATCCCAGTTTACCTATGAACAATTTTGGTCCACATTATTATCTAAAAATTCAGTTAGAGGAGAGATCCAAAATAAAACAAAAGATGGGCGTTTAATTACAATTGATGGTTCGAATAATCCAATCTTGGATGATTCTGGTGAGATTATCGGTTTTTTGGGAATTCATAGAGATGTCACTGAACGGAAATATGCTGACAATTCTTTACAAGAAAGAGAAGAACTCTTCCGTTTAATGGTTGAAACCAGCCCTGATATGACAATGGTTCAGGATAAGGATGGATTTATTACGTTTCTCAGTCGCCAAGCAATATCAGTAATTGGTCATGACCCGGAAAAAATTAAGGGTCAAACATTTCCGAGTTATATACATCCGGAAGACAGCGAAATAGTATTTAAAAAAATGCTGGATGCATTGACAGGTAAAGAAATAAATGATTTTGAATACAGATTTATTGGACAGGATGGTGAAGTGAATTGGCTTTCTCATACCGCTAGACCTCTGATCATTGATGGAGAACTAATAAGTGTTTTTAGTACAGTAAGAAATATTACTGAACGCAAGAATACAGAGATTAAACTTCGAGAAAGTGAAGAGAAGATGCGTATTCTTGTTGAGGGTACTCCTTATTTTTTCTTTTATACTCAAGATACTTCAGGTAATGTCACATATATTTCTCCTTCTATAAAGAATATTACAGGTTATAGTGTTGAAGATTGGATCGGTCAAAAACATTGGTTTGCAATTGATTCAGAACTTAACAATTTAGCCAAAGCTAAAACCCAAATACATCTTTCGGGTAAGGATGAATATGGTGCCACATTTGTAGAAATCCGGCACGCCAATGGCGGAGAAATTTTGCTTGAGGTATATGAACATCCAGTAGTTAAAAATAATAAAGTGATCGGACTTCAAGGAGTTGCACATGATATCACGATGCGGAAGCGGGCAGAGGAAGAATTAAAACAAAGTGAAGAACGATTTCGTGCTATTTTCGAAAACAATTCTGCTGCTATTGCTATTATAAATCCAGATACTACAATTTCAATGGTGAATGATGCTTACTGTCAACTAAGCGGTTATACTAAAGAGGAAGTATGCGGCATAAACTGGACTCAACAAATACCGCCTGATGATCTGGAACGCTTAAAAGAATATAACAGAAGAAGACTTCTTAATCCAAACGATGCTCCCAATAGATATGAATTCAAGTTTTATAATAAGAATGGTGAAATAAAACATGGCCTAATGTCTATCTCACTTACAACCGGAAGTCAAAAAATAATTGCATCTTTTACAGACATAACAGAACATAAAAACGCGGAAGAATCCTTACAAGAATCAGAGTTACAATATAAAACCCTTTTTGAAAATGCCAATGACGCAATCATAATATTCGAGCCGGAAAATGAAATTATCTTGGAAGCTAATCATCGGGCATTAGCGACTTATGGATTCTCAAGATCAGAATTCATCGGAATGAGTCTTAAATCCATTTCGAAAGATGTTGAAGTTGGAGAAAAACAATTGCAGCAGTTACTTAAGCAAGGAACATATGACGAATTTGAAACCGAGCAATTCAGAAAAGATGGAACTGTAATTCATCTGCTTATAAATTCTTCTATTATTGATTACAAAGGAAAGACAGCAGTCCTTTCAATAAACCGGGATATTAGCGAGCGTAAACGAATTTATGAAGATAGTATTTACAATCACTCGCTCTTAGATACTACAATTGAATCGACGGCAGATGGAATTCTTGTAATTGGCAGAGATGGTAAAATTTCAAAAGCTAATCAAAAGTTTGCAGATCTCATGAATATTCCGGCTTCACTTATTGACTCCGGTGAAGATAGTCAGATGTTAAATTTCGTTCTAGAGCAACTTAAAGATCCAGAAGCATTTATAAAAAAAGTAAAAGAATTATATGCAAACCCGGAATTGCAGAGTTATGACGTCTTAGAATTCAAAGATGGACGCTTTTATGAACGGCTTTCAATACCTCAGAGAATGGGAGACGAAATTATAGGTAGAGTGTGGAATTTCCGCGACATTACCACACGTAAAAAAGTTGAATTGGTACAAAAAGCACTTTATGAAATTTCCGAAGCAACATTTATTGCAACTGACATGGACGCTCTTTACAAAAGAATTCATGAGGTTATTTCGACGCTAATTACTGCAAAGAACTTTTACATTGCAATTTATGACGAAAAATCAGACTTGATTTCTTTTCCTTATTTTGTTGATGAATTTGATCCGCCGCAGCCGACTAAAAAAACCGGGAAAGGACTAACCGAATATGTTTTAAGAAACGGAAGGGGAATGCTGGTTGATTCAAATTTGGATTTGCAGCTCAGAAAAATGGGAGAAGTGGAACTGATTGGAGAACCTCAAGCAATCTGGCTTGGAGTTCCGCTCAAAGTAAATGGAAAAACTATTGGTGTAATTGTTTGCCAAGATTACGAAAATGAAAATGCTTATGACGAAACTGCAATGCAGCTTTTAACTTATATAGCAGAACAAGTTGCACAAGTTATTGAACGAAAAAGAAGTTCCGACGAAATTCAAAAAATCTCAGATGAACTTCTCCAGCTTAACCAAACCAAAGATAAATTCTTTAGTATAATTTCACATGATCTCAAAAATCCGTTTCAATCTATCAACAGCGCTCTTAAACTATTGCTTAGTGAAGAGGAAACTCTCACTGATGATGAAAGAAATAATTTTCTACACGGAATTCTAAATACATCAACAAAAGCTTATTCATTGTTAGAAAATTTGCTGGTCTGGTCAAGACATCAAATGGGAAAAATTGATTATAAATCCGAAAAAATTGAACTATATGAAGTAATAGTTGGCAGTTTTGTACTGTTGAGAAATAGTGCTTTTTTAAAAAATATTACTCTTATAAATAAAATTGAGCGTGGTATTTACGTAATTGCCGATAGAAATATGCTGGATACCGTAATAAGAAATATTATTACTAATGCAATCAAATTTACGCGGGAAGACGGTACCATTGTAATAGAATCAAAAATTGAAAATGACTTAATCGAAATAATGGTGATTGATAACGGTATTGGGATTCCTGCTGAAAATTTAAAGAAACTTTTTAGAATTGATCAATCAATTTCCACGCAGGGGACAAAAAACGAAACCGGAACAGGATTAGGTTTAATTTTATGTAAGGAATTTGTCGAAAAAAATAACGGTACAATTCATGTCGAAAGTGAACCCGGAATCGGAACAAAAATAAGCTTTACATTACCAATCGTTTTATCTTAA
- a CDS encoding cbb3-type cytochrome c oxidase subunit I, with protein sequence MANGTISPTDLPVPKAEKSFYEQSTNKYTGILSWLLTKDHKRIGLMYMYAIISFFLVGAIIGILMRLELLSPGGKLFSAQTYNSLFTLHGVIMIFLFIIPGIPAIFGNFFLPIHIGARDVAFPRLNLLSWYVYMVGAILALTSLFLPGGPIDTGWTFYIPYSVRSGSNVSLAIFAAFILGFSSILTGINFVTTTHRLRAPGMSFFKMPLFVWSVYATAWIQIIATPVIAITILLVIIERAFGVGIFDPALGGDPVLYQHMFWIYSHPAVYIMILPAMGVVSEIIPTFARRTIFGYKQIAYSSLAIAFIGYLVWGHHMFSSGQSDTSNWIFSLLTFLVALPSGVKIFNWVATMYKGSIDPQPPFLWVMSFIFLFSIGGLTGLVLGSLATDIHLTDTYFVVAHFHYVMFGGTGTIFIAAFHYWFPKMFGRMYNMKFAKISAVTYFIGFNMLYFPKFIMGYMGMPRRYYTYLPQFTPYQEVSTVGSWILVSTLFFIVGYFIHAYLKGPKATSNPWGGVTLEWHISSPPPMENFKEIPVITHEPYDFSQLKEMTNE encoded by the coding sequence ATGGCTAACGGAACTATTTCTCCAACGGATCTGCCTGTTCCTAAAGCGGAAAAATCTTTTTACGAACAGAGTACGAATAAATATACTGGTATTCTCTCCTGGTTGCTTACAAAAGATCATAAGAGAATCGGACTTATGTATATGTATGCAATCATCTCATTCTTCCTGGTTGGAGCTATCATTGGCATACTTATGCGCCTGGAGCTACTTTCTCCCGGCGGAAAATTATTTTCTGCGCAGACGTACAACTCGTTGTTCACTCTGCACGGGGTGATAATGATTTTCTTGTTTATCATTCCCGGAATTCCAGCGATATTTGGAAATTTCTTTTTACCAATTCATATCGGAGCGCGGGATGTTGCTTTCCCAAGATTGAATTTACTTTCATGGTATGTATATATGGTTGGGGCAATACTAGCATTAACCTCATTGTTTTTACCCGGCGGTCCCATAGATACCGGCTGGACTTTTTATATTCCTTATAGTGTAAGAAGCGGGTCGAATGTTTCTCTTGCAATATTTGCCGCGTTCATTCTCGGTTTCTCATCAATATTAACCGGGATAAATTTTGTAACAACTACACATCGTTTACGTGCACCGGGAATGTCTTTTTTCAAAATGCCTTTGTTTGTATGGTCAGTATACGCAACTGCCTGGATCCAAATAATTGCAACACCAGTTATAGCAATTACAATTCTCCTCGTAATTATCGAGAGAGCTTTCGGTGTTGGAATTTTCGACCCGGCACTCGGAGGTGATCCGGTCTTGTATCAGCATATGTTCTGGATCTATTCACATCCGGCAGTTTATATAATGATCCTGCCCGCAATGGGTGTTGTTTCCGAAATCATCCCGACTTTTGCACGAAGGACAATTTTCGGATACAAGCAGATTGCGTATTCATCTTTGGCAATAGCTTTTATCGGCTACCTAGTTTGGGGGCATCATATGTTTTCAAGCGGACAAAGCGATACAAGCAATTGGATCTTTTCATTGTTAACTTTTCTTGTTGCGCTTCCCAGCGGTGTAAAAATATTTAACTGGGTTGCAACTATGTATAAAGGTTCTATCGATCCTCAGCCGCCGTTCTTGTGGGTGATGTCATTCATATTTTTATTTTCTATTGGAGGTTTAACCGGTCTGGTGCTCGGATCATTGGCAACAGATATACATCTAACCGACACATATTTTGTGGTTGCACATTTTCATTATGTTATGTTCGGTGGAACCGGGACAATATTTATAGCGGCATTTCATTACTGGTTTCCAAAAATGTTCGGAAGAATGTACAATATGAAGTTCGCAAAAATATCGGCTGTAACTTATTTCATAGGTTTCAATATGCTTTACTTCCCGAAATTTATAATGGGTTATATGGGAATGCCTAGAAGATATTATACTTATCTCCCACAGTTTACACCGTATCAGGAAGTTTCAACGGTTGGCTCTTGGATTTTAGTTAGTACTTTATTTTTCATTGTCGGGTATTTTATTCACGCATACTTAAAAGGACCTAAAGCCACTTCAAATCCTTGGGGCGGGGTAACATTGGAATGGCATATCTCTTCTCCTCCACCGATGGAAAATTTTAAAGAGATACCGGTAATAACTCACGAGCCGTACGATTTCAGTCAATTGAAGGAGATGACGAATGAGTGA
- a CDS encoding cytochrome C oxidase subunit IV family protein has translation MEANNKQHHISYGTYILVWMALLAFTSITVTVAGVNLGRYTLFIALCIAAIKSALVINIFMHIKFDEPIFKVFIALSGFTLFIAFLLTFFDILYR, from the coding sequence ATGGAAGCAAATAATAAACAGCATCATATCAGTTACGGAACATACATTTTAGTATGGATGGCTCTTCTGGCATTTACTTCAATAACTGTTACTGTTGCGGGAGTTAATTTAGGCAGATATACACTTTTCATTGCTCTTTGTATTGCCGCTATCAAATCGGCTTTGGTCATAAATATTTTTATGCACATAAAATTTGATGAACCAATATTTAAGGTTTTCATTGCACTGAGCGGATTTACATTGTTCATTGCATTCCTATTAACATTTTTTGATATTCTTTATCGTTGA
- a CDS encoding protoheme IX farnesyltransferase yields the protein MKKHIAIILELGKVRITFFVAFSTSVGYLFHSGKFEPALILCVLGVFLLACGSSSINHYQERFTDAMMERTKGRPIPSGRISERYAIIVSITLVVAGLGIIYFSSNITALLLGVVALIWYNVIYTPMKKKYAMAVVPGSVIGALPPMIGWVASGGYVFDKEILALAFFFFIWQIPHFWLLLLIHSKDYERAGFPTLTKTFTDFQLGRITFVWIAALATSCLLIPFLSFSSSIYAAAMMFILGAWLLWQTKSILSNYLERIIFRKAFLKINFYVLAVVIIISLDKLLFKSF from the coding sequence ATGAAAAAACATATTGCAATAATTTTGGAACTTGGGAAGGTGCGAATTACTTTCTTTGTCGCATTCTCAACTTCGGTTGGATATTTATTTCATTCCGGAAAATTTGAACCGGCATTGATTCTGTGTGTCTTGGGTGTCTTCCTGCTTGCTTGCGGTTCTTCTTCAATTAATCATTACCAGGAAAGATTTACAGACGCGATGATGGAAAGAACAAAGGGAAGGCCCATTCCATCTGGGAGAATTTCTGAACGTTATGCAATAATTGTATCAATTACATTAGTAGTTGCTGGATTGGGAATAATTTATTTCTCCTCAAATATTACTGCATTATTACTCGGAGTAGTTGCGTTAATTTGGTATAATGTTATTTACACTCCGATGAAGAAAAAATACGCAATGGCAGTAGTACCGGGATCGGTAATCGGTGCGCTTCCTCCAATGATTGGATGGGTTGCATCCGGCGGTTATGTATTTGATAAAGAGATTTTAGCTTTGGCATTTTTCTTTTTTATCTGGCAAATTCCTCATTTTTGGCTTTTGTTATTGATTCACAGTAAAGATTATGAGAGAGCAGGATTCCCAACTCTAACAAAAACGTTTACAGATTTTCAGCTTGGCAGAATTACATTTGTTTGGATTGCCGCTCTAGCAACAAGCTGTTTGTTAATTCCATTCTTATCTTTTTCTTCAAGTATTTATGCTGCGGCTATGATGTTTATTCTTGGAGCCTGGCTTTTGTGGCAAACGAAATCAATCCTTTCTAATTATCTCGAAAGAATAATATTCAGGAAAGCATTTCTGAAAATTAATTTTTATGTATTGGCAGTTGTAATAATTATATCATTAGATAAACTATTATTTAAAAGTTTTTAA